The following are encoded together in the Glycine max cultivar Williams 82 chromosome 8, Glycine_max_v4.0, whole genome shotgun sequence genome:
- the LOC100780709 gene encoding uncharacterized protein has product MKKRGSGRRFLMWVMVIWLHAHLSIAAELSKSNDTDTASESSVCDGSVEDCLNNVHRLDSELLPTISSSHFRRILAGGANKVVFDTLKSAAFLCTTINGYRRCGARVPPGGIPNRCANKGSFLRNCHKIDR; this is encoded by the coding sequence ATGAAGAAGCGAGGATCAGGCAGGCGTTTCCTGATGTGGGTTATGGTGATTTGGCTCCACGCACATCTCAGCATTGCAGCTGAACTGTCCAAGTCCAATGACACGGACACTGCTTCTGAGAGTTCTGTGTGCGATGGCTCCGTAGAAGACTGCCTCAACAACGTCCACCGCTTGGACTCAGAGCTTCTTCCCACCATCTCCAGCTCCCACTTCCGCAGAATCCTCGCTGGAGGAGCCAATAAAGTCGTTTTTGATACACTCAAATCTGCAGCCTTCTTGTGTACGACTATCAATGGTTATCGTCGGTGTGGGGCCAGAGTTCCTCCCGGTGGTATACCCAACCGATGTGCTAATAAAGGTAGCTTTTTAAGGAATTGCCATAAGATTGATAGGTAG
- the LOC100781248 gene encoding receptor-like protein kinase FERONIA codes for MEKTCTGFALGAILLHLLLLSLPNLSIAEVTVYSPDEIFSIGCGSSINSSTPDGRNWIGDSNTKLLHDSQNTVAAPALTPSTQQGPYTYARLSHSQFTYSFPVSTGPKFLRLFFRSTSYQNFDPPKAYFSVKSGPYTLLKDFNASLNADADDEPGEYLFREYCIHLEDGKRLNITFIPTTIDSYAFINGIEIVSMPSYLYYTNPDVVDSAGLPQLVGLTNPIPIENNYALETKYRLRVGDAEIPASQDTGMLRSWDVDNKYVTSQSVLSLDIDTITKLRFTKTTPNYTAPDQVYRSLRNMGPDSSKNLRFNLTWQLPIDSGFTYLLRLHFCELDPGVNKPGDLSFYIFVHDQLVEDWADVLGWSDEQKGVPVVRQYAVFIQGNQHQRAYLSLKMHPNPTSLAKDAKLNGIELFKINDSTGNLAGPNPDPLRAQTPEVPHHSSEKKSNGTTRTLFAAIAGAVSGVVLLSLIVVFFLVKRKKNVAVDDKKEGTSRGSGSSSLPTNLCRYFSIAEVRAATNNFDKLFMVGAGGFGNVYKGYIDDGATCVAIKRLKPGSQQGKQEFVNEIEMLSQLRHLNLVSLVGYCNESNEMILVYEFIDRGTLREHIYGTDNPSLSWKHRLQICIGASRGLHYLHTGAKHMIIHRDVKSTNILLDEKWVAKVSDFGLSRIGPIGSSMTHVSTQVKGSIGYLDPEYYKRQRLTEKSDVYSFGVVLLEVLSGRQPLLRTVEKQQVSLVDWAKHLYHKGSLGAIVDAKLKGQIAPQCLHRFGEVALSCLLEDGTQRPSMNDVVGVLEFVLQLQDSAVNGVVPLVVSGEDYEDSEDMFSSTHSSMQLSDHSNSTGLNTTSYGSKESDRLMIVPKNVFSEINDPKGR; via the coding sequence ATGGAAAAAACTTGCACTGGATTTGCTTTAGGAGCTATCCTCCTCCACCTGCTGTTGTTGTCCCTCCCTAACCTTTCCATAGCAGAGGTTACTGTTTATAGTCCCGATGAGATCTTCAGCATCGGTTGTGGCTCATCCATCAATTCGTCCACACCGGACGGTCGGAACTGGATTGGAGACAGCAACACCAAACTCCTTCATGATAGCCAGAACACAGTTGCAGCTCCTGCGCTAACACCATCTACACAACAGGGCCCTTACACCTATGCTCGTCTCTCTCACTCCCAATTCACTTACTCCTTCCCTGTCTCCACCGGCCCAAAGTTCCTTCGCCTCTTCTTCCGCTCAACTTCATACCAAAACTTTGATCCCCCCAAAGCCTATTTTTCAGTCAAATCTGGCCCATACACCCTCCTTAAAGATTTCAATGCTTCCCTCAATGCTGATGCTGACGACGAGCCTGGCGAATACTTGTTCAGAGAGTATTGCATCCACCTTGAAGATGGTAAGAGGCTCAACATAACCTTCATACCGACAACCATAGATTCGTACGCTTTCATCAATGGAATCGAGATTGTTTCAATGCCCTCCTATCTCTACTACACCAATCCTGATGTCGTCGACAGCGCTGGATTGCCTCAACTCGTTGGCCTCACGAACCCAATTCCCATTGAAAACAACTATGCTTTGGAGACGAAGTATCGGTTAAGAGTTGGAGACGCAGAAATCCCTGCCTCACAGGACACTGGTATGCTCAGAAGCTGGGATGTGGATAACAAATATGTAACTAGTCAAAGTGTACTATCTCTAGATATTGACACTATAACTAAGCTGAGATTCACGAAGACTACTCCTAACTATACGGCACCAGACCAAGTGTATCGATCCTTAAGGAATATGGGACCTGATAGCTCTAAGAACTTGAGGTTCAACCTCACATGGCAGCTTCCCATTGATTCTGGCTTCACCTACTTGCTAAGGTTACACTTTTGCGAGCTTGACCCGGGGGTTAACAAGCCTGGTGACCTGAGCTTCTACATCTTCGTTCATGATCAGTTGGTTGAAGACTGGGCAGATGTTCTCGGTTGGAGCGATGAACAGAAGGGTGTCCCAGTGGTTAGACAGTATGCAGTTTTCATTCAAGGGAATCAGCATCAAAGGGCATATCTTTCACTCAAAATGCATCCTAACCCTACAAGCTTGGCCAAGGACGCAAAACTAAATGgaattgaacttttcaaaatCAACGACTCAACAGGTAATCTCGCCGGACCAAACCCAGACCCTCTTCGTGCACAAACCCCCGAGGTTCCCCATCATAGCTCAGAGAAGAAAAGCAACGGCACCACGAGAACCCTATTTGCCGCCATCGCAGGTGCAGTTTCCGGAGTTGTTTTGCTCTCCCTTATTGTCGTTTTCTTCCTCGTCAAACGCAAGAAGAACGTCGCCGTTGACGACAAAAAAGAAGGAACTTCTCGCGGAAGTGGCTCATCATCGCTACCAACCAACCTCTGCCGTTATTTCTCAATTGCAGAAGTAAGAGCTGCCACCAACAACTTCGACAAACTCTTCATGGTTGGAGCGGGAGGCTTCGGCAACGTGTACAAAGGCTACATCGACGACGGTGCAACATGTGTCGCAATCAAAAGGCTCAAACCCGGTTCTCAGCAAGGTAAACAGGAGTTCGTGAACGAGATCGAAATGCTGTCTCAACTTCGCCATCTCAATCTTGTTTCCCTCGTCGGTTACTGCAACGAGAGCAATGAGATGATACTCGTTTACGAATTCATAGATCGTGGAACCCTCCGTGAGCATATCTACGGCACCGATAACCCTTCTCTTTCATGGAAGCACAGGCTTCAGATATGCATAGGTGCTTCACGAGGACTGCATTATCTGCATACAGGTGCGAAGCACATGATCATTCACCGTGACGTCAAGAGCACCAACATCTTGTTGGATGAAAAATGGGTAGCCAAGGTTTCAGACTTCGGGTTATCCCGAATCGGGCCCATTGGTTCTTCAATGACTCATGTAAGCACTCAGGTGAAAGGTAGCATTGGATATTTAGACCCAGAATATTACAAACGACAGCGTTTGACTGAGAAATCAGATGTATACTCCTTTGGGGTGGTGCTCTTGGAGGTATTGTCTGGGAGGCAGCCTTTGCTCCGTACGGTGGAGAAGCAACAGGTGTCACTGGTTGATTGGGCTAAGCATCTCTATCACAAGGGTTCTCTGGGTGCGATTGTGGATGCAAAACTGAAGGGCCAGATAGCACCTCAGTGTTTGCATAGGTTTGGTGAGGTTGCTTTGAGCTGTTTGCTTGAGGATGGGACCCAGCGACCTTCGATGAACGATGTCGTTGGGGTGTTGGAGTTTGTACTGCAGCTTCAGGATAGTGCTGTTAATGGAGTGGTGCCTTTGGTTGTGAGTGGTGAGGATTATGAAGACAGTGAGGACATGTTTAGCAGTACCCACAGTAGTATGCAACTTTCGGATCATAGTAACAGCACTGGATTGAACACCACAAGCTATGGGAGTAAGGAATCTGACAGGTTGATGATCGTCCCGAAGAATGTTTTCTCTGAGATTAATGATCCCAAGGGACGATGA